A stretch of DNA from Desulfovibrio desulfuricans:
CGCCATCGCACAGCGTATCATCAGCGTTGAGCCAGCCCATGAGAGCATCCTGAGGAATACTCAGAGCGCTGAATGCCCGCGAAATACCGTCATAAAGGCCAGCATCGGGCTCTGACGACCAAGAAAATTCAATATGGCTATAGCGGCCAGGATCATCTGCGATGCGGGTAGCAAAGGATGCAAGAATATCCTGACTGCCATCAGTTGAGGCGGCATCCTGCACATGGTAACGCAAGACAATCCCCTGCTGGGCAATGATGCTTTCCAGGGTTCGTCCTAGTGTTGCAGCTGCGTTATAACAGGGCGTTACAATATAAATATGTTGCATAATAATTGCCATATAATATGCTATAGTTCTACGTACAGTAGCGCAACAATCGAAATATAAAAGCAGTTTTTAGCGACAGAGTGAACTGCCACTCCCGTTTATTGACATATATATCAGACAGAAAGCGCATAACAAGTTCACATGTTCCCGCATATGATAAAGAACCACCGCAACCCCATCCCTCAATGATGCACACCAACCGGGAAGTCATCTACATTTCGCACGCCAGCACAGCCAGGGGGCGCATATGGAGAACTCATCATACAGCAACAGCAGCAAATAAAACTAACCCTACAGTTGAACAATGCACACAATAGTTCGATCCATTGTGCAAGCAACATGGCAGCAAAGACAACACGACAACTGCTGCTGATCAAAAAAACCAGGATTAAGCAACGTCATTTTCTTTCAAGTATTTCACTGTATAATTCCAAATATTGTCGCGCCACTACAGATAAAGCATAACGCTCTTCCACCACCTGACGCGCTGCAATGCACATACATGCGTGGCGCTCTTTGTCTTCCAGTATGTACGCGATACTGCGCGCCAATGCGTCAGGATCGTGGGGGACGGCAAGGCGACCATTCACCATATCTTCCACCATATCTGGTATCCCCCCAACGGCAAAAGCCGCCACAGGAGTACCACAAGACAAAGACTCCATGACTGTATAAGGAAAATTCTCTTCTCGTGAGGGGCAGACAAAGGCATCTGCCGCGCAGTATGCCAGCCTCAAGGACACATCATCGTGCAAACGGCCGAGGTATTGCACCGGATATGCTCCAATAACGTTCACACCCTCTGAAGCTCCGAAGACAAGCAATTGCACAGGATTGGCATAATACTGCGGAAGCTTTAGCAATGCAGCGCTCAACAGATCATACCCTTTATTGGCATCTTTGGAAGCAGCAATAGCACCAAAGAGTAGTGTTGGGATATGCGGAGATACACCCATTATCTTGCGGGCCAAAGGCGTTTCCAGAGGAGAAAAACGTGCTGTATCAATAGGATTTGGAATATGATGCAGTGCGCTGTGCTGCAAAAGACGGCTTTGCCTCGCCTTAAACAAGTAGGCCTTGCTCGGCAAGACAAAATCTATACGTTTTTTAGCATAGGTGCATTGTTTCACATTAAAACTTTTCTTCACCAGCCATCGCGCACCAGAGGATACTTGCGGACATGCGGCGCAAGAATCCTTGTACTGCTCACATCCCTGTAAAATATGACAGCCCCCGGTAAATCCCCATGTATCATGCAAGGTCATTACCAAGGGGGTTGTTATGCGAGCAATATCTCGCAAGGAAATAAATTCTGACTGTATCCAATGAAGGTGTGTTATATCAGCAGCGATGCCATTGATACGTCTATGGACAAAGCTGGGAAAAAGTCCACTTGAAAAAAAGCTGTTAAACTTTGTTCCAAACAATTTGAACGGCATTTTTTCTGCCCGCAATATCAGTCCAGAAAGATGCTTTCTCAATGCCCCCACAAGACGGTGCACACGGACTTCCTCACGTTCTCTCTGCAAGACCCCCAGATGTGAATCCACACCAAGTCCACATAGGGCTGTATGCAGGCGATGCGCAGCAATGGCGGCACCGCCGCCGTTGTCGTAAGTATTGCAATGAAGAATTTTCATCAGCTTAACAGCCCAACACGCGTTTTATTTTCTGCGCGAGAGGCAGCAAGTGACATTTTTGTAAAGCATTGCGCAAGCTTCGCCGTGCAGGATTGGAGTCTTCATATATGTGAACAAAATTGCGGAGCATTTCTGCATCCACAAAAATATGGTCTATCCAGCGCACTTGATCGGGCGATTTTGCCAGAGTTATATCATTGTCAAAGCGTGTGGTGAAGTTTGTTGTATGAGTCCCGCTACCAATGCCAATATTTGTTGTATAAGATCTAACAGGGTTAACCCCCACGCAGCCATACTTGAAGCGGGCGTAATCCATACGAATATCCCATGTATCAAGCTCGCCGCACATCTGCTCATTGAGCATTGAGGTTAAATCGACTCCACCCCTGTTAAAAGCACGTTGCAATGCCTGGCACTGCGAAAACATTGCATAGTCAGAGACGTTCCAGTCTATCAAAGCAAATCTGTCACGCCAACTGCCCCATCCCCAGCAGTTAAACCTCGGCACGACATACACATCGTAGGGGTAATCTGAATGCACAGGGAAAATGGCTGCCGGCGGTGACCAAGCGGAAATATTCCATACCGTTTTATGATTCTCATACTTGGCAAGCCCATCATTCAAGAAGGTCAATGTGTCAGGCGAACATAATATATCGTCTTCAATGACTATTACACGCTCATGCTCGGCAAACATCTGCTGTAAACCGTCAATGATTGAACCTGCACACCCCAGATTGTTCTCTCGTTCCACTACCCGTAGCGAGGCAAAGCCCTTGGCAGCGCGCGCAACGGCGCGGACAGTATCTGTCTTTGAACGCTCGACATCATTCCTCGGGCCATCGCAAAAAATAGTCAGATGACTCTGATCAGCAAGTTGGTTTGCTGCCAGGGCCGCAAGCGTTTGCGTTAGATTACCAGCACGATTGAAAGCAAAAACAGCAATGGGAGCTACCGATTTTAGCATACGGCCTATATCCTAAAAAAAGGCTTTGAAAAAACAACAAGCCGCCTGAGCTTATTGTATATTCTGCAAAATCGCGTTTTTTTACTCATCAGCCTGAGCCAAGGGGTGTCTTCGCGCAGCAACACAACACTTGACCAAGGTGAATATATGACCATGCCTTTTTGTCGCAAACTGGGGCGAAGCATCGTGCCACACCGGGTATTAAGCAGGGAAGCGCAATACGAAAAAGAACTGTTGGCAATCATCATTGCGGCGTTTGCCTGAGTAAGAGCCCAAAAATCGCAATAGTATTGGGGGCAACTCGCAACATTCTGAAAAACATCATCCAGCAGTAACGGACGATATCGCTTAAATAGCCGCCAAACACGAGAATCATCAGTGGCAATATAAAGCGCAGGATTGTTCAACTTTTCCCACAGAGTGTCCAACGCCTTAATTACCCAGCTCGATGGCGTCTCAAAAAAATATCCGCAGCCATAATCACCGTAGCGCATATGCAGGCCAACAACATCATAACCGTGCAATGACTGCCACGAGCTTGTTAACTCTTGCTCTACCCTTGGCACCGGCTGAAAAAGTCCACGAAAGAACGCTATGTCTTTGCAATAATAATCAATATCCTGAAAATATCCCCAAAAATCAACATCACGCAGAGGGGCATCAGCACAAGAGGCATCTAATTGCGCTTTTGTATCTACCACAACCTGCGCAAACTCTTTTGAGATATCAGGCTCATTGGTATTAAAAAGCTTTTTACCTTCCCATGCTGGAACTTGAACATCAAGACCATGCTCGCGAGCATAGAACCGCAAAAAAGCATATTGGAAAAGCTGGTTTGCAAAACGCCCGTTTTGCCCCAATGTACGCATAGTTACTGTAGCCAAAATCTATACTCCAGCATCATAAACTTGCTAATGTATACCTTAATATGCCTTACTCAAGCGGGCAACCGCATAAATTGTACAATTGTCTTTCGGCTGAAATTCCTGAAAGGAATTTCTGTGAAGATAAGAAGTGTCCACTGCCGCAATTAAAACTCACATATGCGAGAAGCAGGCAAACCCAGCAAGCATATCT
This window harbors:
- a CDS encoding glycosyltransferase translates to MKILHCNTYDNGGGAAIAAHRLHTALCGLGVDSHLGVLQREREEVRVHRLVGALRKHLSGLILRAEKMPFKLFGTKFNSFFSSGLFPSFVHRRINGIAADITHLHWIQSEFISLRDIARITTPLVMTLHDTWGFTGGCHILQGCEQYKDSCAACPQVSSGARWLVKKSFNVKQCTYAKKRIDFVLPSKAYLFKARQSRLLQHSALHHIPNPIDTARFSPLETPLARKIMGVSPHIPTLLFGAIAASKDANKGYDLLSAALLKLPQYYANPVQLLVFGASEGVNVIGAYPVQYLGRLHDDVSLRLAYCAADAFVCPSREENFPYTVMESLSCGTPVAAFAVGGIPDMVEDMVNGRLAVPHDPDALARSIAYILEDKERHACMCIAARQVVEERYALSVVARQYLELYSEILERK
- a CDS encoding glycosyltransferase, which gives rise to MLKSVAPIAVFAFNRAGNLTQTLAALAANQLADQSHLTIFCDGPRNDVERSKTDTVRAVARAAKGFASLRVVERENNLGCAGSIIDGLQQMFAEHERVIVIEDDILCSPDTLTFLNDGLAKYENHKTVWNISAWSPPAAIFPVHSDYPYDVYVVPRFNCWGWGSWRDRFALIDWNVSDYAMFSQCQALQRAFNRGGVDLTSMLNEQMCGELDTWDIRMDYARFKYGCVGVNPVRSYTTNIGIGSGTHTTNFTTRFDNDITLAKSPDQVRWIDHIFVDAEMLRNFVHIYEDSNPARRSLRNALQKCHLLPLAQKIKRVLGC